The Apium graveolens cultivar Ventura chromosome 11, ASM990537v1, whole genome shotgun sequence genome has a window encoding:
- the LOC141696961 gene encoding casein kinase 1-like protein 11 isoform X3: MVIDLLGPSLEDLFNYCNRKFSLKTVLMLADQLINRVEYMHSRGFLHRDIKPDNFLMGLARKANQVYAIDFGLAKKYRDLQTHKHIPYRENKNLTGTARYASVNTHRGVEQSRRDDLESLGYVLMYFLRGSLPWQGLKAGNKKQKYDKISEKKMLTPVEVLCKSYPSEFISYFHYCQSLRFEDKPDYSYLKRLFRDLFIREGYQFDYIFDWTILKYPQIGASSRGRNPSGNPGPSGERTGKTSVGQDIREKFSGAVEAFSRRNTSAHGRHGEQSRHRTSEKVPSSKDVQADSDKGRSSHNGNSSKRVVVASSTRPSSSGEFTEGRAGRLVSTSGRLSSAHRILSGSEPKQPTYSRNAVTKGTRDDPLRSFDFLSIRK, from the exons ATGGTTATTGACCTTCTTGGCCCAAGTCTGGAAGATTTATTCAACTATTGCAACAGAAAATTTTCACTGAAGACAGTATTGATGCTTGCTGATCAACTA ATCAATAGAGTTGAATACATGCATTCAAGAGGTTTTCTTCACCGTGATATAAAACCTGATAACTTTCTGATGGGCTTAGCGCGCAAAGCAAATCAG GTATATGCCATCGACTTTGGTCTTGCAAAGAAATATAGGGATCTCCAAACACATAAGCACATACCGTATAG GGAGAATAAAAATCTAACAGGCACTGCACGCTATGCTAGTGTTAACACACACCGCGGAGTTG AACAAAGCAGGAGGGATGATCTGGAATCTCTTGGTTACGTTCTTATGTATTTTTTAAGAGGAAG TCTCCCATGGCAGGGATTAAAGGCTGGCAACAAAAAGCAGAAATATGACAAGATTAGTGAGAAAAAGATGCTGACACCAGTCGAG GTACTGTGCAAATCATATCCTTCGGAATTCATATCCTACTTCCACTACTGTCAATCTTTACGCTTTGAAGACAAACCGGATTATTCGTATTTGAAGAGGCTATTTAGGGACTTATTTATTCGTGAAG GTTATCAGTTTGACTATATCTTTGATTGGACTATATTGAAGTACCCTCAGATTGGAGCTAGTTCTAGAGGAAGG AATCCTAGTGGGAATCCAGGACCATCTGGAGAAAGAACAGGAAAGACATCAG TAGGACAAGATATCAGAGAGAAATTCTCGGGTGCTGTTGAAGCATTTTCCAGACGAAATACTTCAGCTCATGGTCGTCATGGTGAACAATCCAGACACAGAACTTCTGAGAAAGTACCTTCTTCCAAAGATGTG CAAGCTGATTCTGACAAGGGTCGATCTTCTCATAATGGCAACTCTTCAAAAAGAGTTGTCGTAGCAAGCAGCACCAGACCAAGCTCCTCGGGTGAGTTTACTGAGGGACGTGCAGGCAGACTAGTATCAACAAGTGGCAGACTGTCTTCTGCACACAGAATTTTGTCCGGGTCTGAACCAAAACAACCAACATATTCTCGCAATGCAGTCACGAAGGGCACTCGTGATGATCCTCTTCGTAGCTTTGATTTTCTCTCAATCAGGAAGTAA
- the LOC141695750 gene encoding uncharacterized protein LOC141695750 yields MTLEFGDPDLEGLKFPQDDPLVITPIIGNYPVMRVLVDNGPSMDILFHNTFIMMSYNNSQLTPSDAPIYGFNHVECKVEGVIQLPVTIGEDPGEATHMLNFQVVKAASTYNDIMGITGIHTFKAVPSTYHMVLKFPTRNGVGEAKRDQKMARSFYVVALRPDGTGGQVVKQKKRTYAPNRMEAIKQEVEKLLEAGFIEKVQFTEWLANPVMVKKANGKWRMCIDFTDLNDACPKDCYPHQGLIP; encoded by the exons ATGACGCTTGAATTTGGTGACccagaccttgaaggtttgaaatttcctcaggATGATCCTCTGGTTATCACTCCGATAATTGGAAATTATCCTGTTATGAGGGTCCTAGTGGACAATGGACCTTCCATGGATATTCTGTTCCATAACACATTCATAATGATGAGCTATAATAATTCTCAACTAACTCCATCTGATGCACCCATCTACGGGTTTAACCACGTGGAATGCAAAGTTGAAGGAGTAATACAACTTCCCGTAACTATAGGAGAAGATCCCGGGGAGGCCACACATATGTTGAACTTTCAGGTTGTTAAAGCAGCCTCTACTTACAATGATATCATGGGTATAACAGGGATCCATACATTTAAAGCCGTGCCTTCAACCTACCACATGGTTCTGAAGTTCCCAACTAGGAATGGTGTTGGAGAAGCGAAAAGAGATCAGAAAATGGCCCGTAGTTTCTATGTTGTAGCACTTAGGCCCGATGGAACCGGGGGGCAG GTTGTGAAGCAgaagaagagaacttatgcccctAATAGGATGGAAGCCATTAAACAGGAGGTCGAGAAGCTTTTAGAAGCTGGATTCATTGAGAAAGTGCAATTTACTGAGTGGTTGGCCAACCCTGTAATGGTTAAGAAAgccaatgggaagtggaggatgtgcattGACTTCACTGACTTGAATGATGCTTGTCCCAAAGACTGCTACCCCCaccaaggattgataccctga
- the LOC141696961 gene encoding casein kinase 1-like protein 10 isoform X1: MDHVVGGKFKLGRKIGSGSFGELYLGVNVQSGEEVAIKLEPVRTKHPQLHYESKIYMLLQGGTGIPNLKWFGVESEYSVMVIDLLGPSLEDLFNYCNRKFSLKTVLMLADQLINRVEYMHSRGFLHRDIKPDNFLMGLARKANQVYAIDFGLAKKYRDLQTHKHIPYRENKNLTGTARYASVNTHRGVEQSRRDDLESLGYVLMYFLRGSLPWQGLKAGNKKQKYDKISEKKMLTPVEVLCKSYPSEFISYFHYCQSLRFEDKPDYSYLKRLFRDLFIREGYQFDYIFDWTILKYPQIGASSRGRNPSGNPGPSGERTGKTSVGQDIREKFSGAVEAFSRRNTSAHGRHGEQSRHRTSEKVPSSKDVQADSDKGRSSHNGNSSKRVVVASSTRPSSSGEFTEGRAGRLVSTSGRLSSAHRILSGSEPKQPTYSRNAVTKGTRDDPLRSFDFLSIRK; encoded by the exons ATGGATCATGTTGTGGGTGGAAAGTTTAAGCTGGGGAGGAAAATTGGGAGTGGGTCTTTTGGGGAGCTGTATTTAG GTGTAAATGTGCAAAGTGGAGAGGAAGTGGCTATCAAGCTG GAACCTGTCAGGACCAAACATCCTCAACTTCACTATGAATCAAAAATTTATATGCTTCTTCAAGGAGGAA CGGGGATTCCCAATCTCAAATGGTTTGGAGTTGAGAGTGAGTACAGTGTCATGGTTATTGACCTTCTTGGCCCAAGTCTGGAAGATTTATTCAACTATTGCAACAGAAAATTTTCACTGAAGACAGTATTGATGCTTGCTGATCAACTA ATCAATAGAGTTGAATACATGCATTCAAGAGGTTTTCTTCACCGTGATATAAAACCTGATAACTTTCTGATGGGCTTAGCGCGCAAAGCAAATCAG GTATATGCCATCGACTTTGGTCTTGCAAAGAAATATAGGGATCTCCAAACACATAAGCACATACCGTATAG GGAGAATAAAAATCTAACAGGCACTGCACGCTATGCTAGTGTTAACACACACCGCGGAGTTG AACAAAGCAGGAGGGATGATCTGGAATCTCTTGGTTACGTTCTTATGTATTTTTTAAGAGGAAG TCTCCCATGGCAGGGATTAAAGGCTGGCAACAAAAAGCAGAAATATGACAAGATTAGTGAGAAAAAGATGCTGACACCAGTCGAG GTACTGTGCAAATCATATCCTTCGGAATTCATATCCTACTTCCACTACTGTCAATCTTTACGCTTTGAAGACAAACCGGATTATTCGTATTTGAAGAGGCTATTTAGGGACTTATTTATTCGTGAAG GTTATCAGTTTGACTATATCTTTGATTGGACTATATTGAAGTACCCTCAGATTGGAGCTAGTTCTAGAGGAAGG AATCCTAGTGGGAATCCAGGACCATCTGGAGAAAGAACAGGAAAGACATCAG TAGGACAAGATATCAGAGAGAAATTCTCGGGTGCTGTTGAAGCATTTTCCAGACGAAATACTTCAGCTCATGGTCGTCATGGTGAACAATCCAGACACAGAACTTCTGAGAAAGTACCTTCTTCCAAAGATGTG CAAGCTGATTCTGACAAGGGTCGATCTTCTCATAATGGCAACTCTTCAAAAAGAGTTGTCGTAGCAAGCAGCACCAGACCAAGCTCCTCGGGTGAGTTTACTGAGGGACGTGCAGGCAGACTAGTATCAACAAGTGGCAGACTGTCTTCTGCACACAGAATTTTGTCCGGGTCTGAACCAAAACAACCAACATATTCTCGCAATGCAGTCACGAAGGGCACTCGTGATGATCCTCTTCGTAGCTTTGATTTTCTCTCAATCAGGAAGTAA
- the LOC141696961 gene encoding casein kinase 1-like protein 10 isoform X2, whose translation MDHVVGGKFKLGRKIGSGSFGELYLGVNVQSGEEVAIKLEPVRTKHPQLHYESKIYMLLQGGTGIPNLKWFGVESEYSVMVIDLLGPSLEDLFNYCNRKFSLKTVLMLADQLINRVEYMHSRGFLHRDIKPDNFLMGLARKANQVYAIDFGLAKKYRDLQTHKHIPYRENKNLTGTARYASVNTHRGVEQSRRDDLESLGYVLMYFLRGSLPWQGLKAGNKKQKYDKISEKKMLTPVEVLCKSYPSEFISYFHYCQSLRFEDKPDYSYLKRLFRDLFIREGYQFDYIFDWTILKYPQIGASSRGRNPSGNPGPSGERTGKTSGQDIREKFSGAVEAFSRRNTSAHGRHGEQSRHRTSEKVPSSKDVQADSDKGRSSHNGNSSKRVVVASSTRPSSSGEFTEGRAGRLVSTSGRLSSAHRILSGSEPKQPTYSRNAVTKGTRDDPLRSFDFLSIRK comes from the exons ATGGATCATGTTGTGGGTGGAAAGTTTAAGCTGGGGAGGAAAATTGGGAGTGGGTCTTTTGGGGAGCTGTATTTAG GTGTAAATGTGCAAAGTGGAGAGGAAGTGGCTATCAAGCTG GAACCTGTCAGGACCAAACATCCTCAACTTCACTATGAATCAAAAATTTATATGCTTCTTCAAGGAGGAA CGGGGATTCCCAATCTCAAATGGTTTGGAGTTGAGAGTGAGTACAGTGTCATGGTTATTGACCTTCTTGGCCCAAGTCTGGAAGATTTATTCAACTATTGCAACAGAAAATTTTCACTGAAGACAGTATTGATGCTTGCTGATCAACTA ATCAATAGAGTTGAATACATGCATTCAAGAGGTTTTCTTCACCGTGATATAAAACCTGATAACTTTCTGATGGGCTTAGCGCGCAAAGCAAATCAG GTATATGCCATCGACTTTGGTCTTGCAAAGAAATATAGGGATCTCCAAACACATAAGCACATACCGTATAG GGAGAATAAAAATCTAACAGGCACTGCACGCTATGCTAGTGTTAACACACACCGCGGAGTTG AACAAAGCAGGAGGGATGATCTGGAATCTCTTGGTTACGTTCTTATGTATTTTTTAAGAGGAAG TCTCCCATGGCAGGGATTAAAGGCTGGCAACAAAAAGCAGAAATATGACAAGATTAGTGAGAAAAAGATGCTGACACCAGTCGAG GTACTGTGCAAATCATATCCTTCGGAATTCATATCCTACTTCCACTACTGTCAATCTTTACGCTTTGAAGACAAACCGGATTATTCGTATTTGAAGAGGCTATTTAGGGACTTATTTATTCGTGAAG GTTATCAGTTTGACTATATCTTTGATTGGACTATATTGAAGTACCCTCAGATTGGAGCTAGTTCTAGAGGAAGG AATCCTAGTGGGAATCCAGGACCATCTGGAGAAAGAACAGGAAAGACATCAG GACAAGATATCAGAGAGAAATTCTCGGGTGCTGTTGAAGCATTTTCCAGACGAAATACTTCAGCTCATGGTCGTCATGGTGAACAATCCAGACACAGAACTTCTGAGAAAGTACCTTCTTCCAAAGATGTG CAAGCTGATTCTGACAAGGGTCGATCTTCTCATAATGGCAACTCTTCAAAAAGAGTTGTCGTAGCAAGCAGCACCAGACCAAGCTCCTCGGGTGAGTTTACTGAGGGACGTGCAGGCAGACTAGTATCAACAAGTGGCAGACTGTCTTCTGCACACAGAATTTTGTCCGGGTCTGAACCAAAACAACCAACATATTCTCGCAATGCAGTCACGAAGGGCACTCGTGATGATCCTCTTCGTAGCTTTGATTTTCTCTCAATCAGGAAGTAA